The proteins below come from a single Juglans regia cultivar Chandler chromosome 12, Walnut 2.0, whole genome shotgun sequence genomic window:
- the LOC108998175 gene encoding protein JINGUBANG-like has protein sequence MSRGHHIFFEEGTKRGRKFDKLKNSDLDDHREEEAGDRCIITHRRSSNIASASDSEIYNPAAPKYDASNSLMVLEDRCPFEPSTSNSPFSKSPWSCHMSPRPHDPSSTDASGNALLGMLVRKEGPIYSMAATGDLLYTGSDSKNIRVWKNHQEFSEFKADSGLVKAIAIAGRRVFTGHKDGGIRVWKMSKKNESVYKRVGTLPTMGDYIKSSMKPKKYAEVRHHHSVVWIKHYDAISCLSLSEDGSLLYSASWDKTFKVWRISDSKCLESVTAHDNDVNSLVAGFDGLVFTGSADGTIKVWRREIQGKGTKHFFSQTLLKQECAVTALAINPKSTIVYSGSSDGLVNYWERESSLSHGGVLKSHRLAVLCIATAGDLVFSGSADLVICVWKRTSAGEHTCLSVFTGHTGPIKCLAVEKDMESKSSEEQRWILYSGGLDESVRVWKLSEQAPNNIVQYNQQHNSTTGAPILSSALSFSTRGRSSPVIR, from the coding sequence AGGAGGCTGGCGATCGCTGCATTATTACTCATCGGCGCAGCAGCAATATTGCTTCGGCATCGGATTCGGAGATTTATAATCCAGCAGCGCCTAAGTATGACGCGAGCAATTCTCTAATGGTGTTGGAAGATCGTTGTCCTTTCGAGCCTTCGACGTCCAATTCTCCTTTCTCCAAGTCGCCATGGTCATGCCACATGAGTCCTCGACCTCATGATCCTTCGTCGACCGATGCATCCGGAAACGCACTCCTCGGCATGCTGGTCCGCAAAGAAGGCCCTATCTACTCGATGGCCGCCACGGGGGACTTGCTGTATACTGGTTCCGACAGCAAGAACATTCGGGTTTGGAAGAATCATCAAGAGTTTTCTGAGTTCAAAGCGGACAGCGGTTTAGTTAAAGCAATAGCCATTGCTGGGCGGAGAGTCTTTACAGGTCATAAAGACGGAGGGATTCGAGTTTGGAAGATgtcaaagaaaaatgaaagcgTTTACAAGCGTGTAGGGACGCTACCAACCATGGGAGATTACATCAAAAGCTCGATGAAACCCAAGAAATACGCAGAAGTGAGGCATCATCATAGCGTGGTGTGGATCAAGCACTACGATGCCATCTCGTGCCTTAGCTTGAGCGAAGATGGATCTTTGCTTTATTCAGCTTCCTGGGATAAAACCTTTAAAGTTTGGCGAATCTCAGACTCCAAGTGCTTGGAATCTGTCACTGCTCATGATAATGATGTGAATTCCTTGGTTGCGGGTTTTGACGGCTTGGTATTCACTGGCTCTGCTGATGGTACTATCAAGGTTTGGCGGAGAGAAATACAAGGCAAGGGAACGAAGCATTTCTTTTCTCAAACATTGTTAAAGCAAGAGTGTGCGGTGACAGCATTGGCCATTAACCCTAAATCCACTATTGTTTACAGTGGATCATCGGACGGGCTTGTTAACTACTGGGAGCGCGAAAGCTCTCTGTCTCACGGGGGCGTTTTGAAAAGCCATAGATTGGCAGTGTTATGCATAGCCACGGCTGGGGACCTAGTGTTTAGCGGATCCGCGGACCTGGTAATATGCGTGTGGAAGAGAACGTCGGCGGGAGAGCACACTTGCCTGTCGGTGTTTACAGGCCACACCGGGCCGATCAAGTGCTTGGCAGTGGAAAAGGATATGGAATCCAAGTCATCGGAAGAGCAGCGGTGGATTCTTTACAGTGGCGGTTTGGACGAGTCCGTGAGGGTGTGGAAGCTTTCGGAGCAAGCGCCAAACAACATAGTACAGTACAATCAACAGCACAACAGTACTACCGGCGCGCCGATTTTGAGCTCAGCTTTAAGCTTCTCCACTCGTGGACGATCGAGCCCAGTAATACGTTAG